One window from the genome of Ananas comosus cultivar F153 linkage group 13, ASM154086v1, whole genome shotgun sequence encodes:
- the LOC109719836 gene encoding proteasome subunit beta type-7-A-like, whose translation MARSLDIPTKGGFSFDLCRRNEMLLKKGIQLPSFRKTGTTIVGLVFQDGVILGADTRATEGPIVADKNCEKIHYMAPNIYCCGAGTAADTEAVTDMVSSQLQLHRYATGRESRVITALTLLKSHLFGYQGHVSAALVLGGVDVTGPHLHTVYPHGSTDTLPFATMGSGSLAAMAVFESKYREGLTRDEGIQIVSEAICSGIFNDLGSGSNVDVCVITKGNTEYLRNYQLPNPRTYVSSKGYSFGKGHTEVLSSKIIQLKPKIKAIEGGDAMEE comes from the exons ATGGCTAGATCACTTGATATTCCAACAAAAGGTGGATTTAGCTTTGATTTGTGCCGCAGAAATGAAATGTTACTGAAAAAAGGCATCCAGCTCCCATCTTTCAGAAAAACAGGAACAACTATTGTTGGCTTAGTTTTCCAG GATGGCGTTATTCTTGGGGCAGATACAAGAGCAACTGAGGGGCCTATAGTTGCTGATAAGAATTGCGAGAAAATTCATTATATGGCACCAAATATTTATTGCTGCGGAGCAGGAACTGCTGCTGATACCGAGGCTGTTACTG aTATGGTGAGTTCCCAGCTGCAGCTGCACCGTTATGCAACAGGTCGAGAATCAAGGGTTATCACCGCGCTTACGCTTTTGAAATCACACCTTTTCgg TTACCAAGGTCATGTAAGTGCTGCATTGGTTCTCGGTGGAGTTGATGTTACCGGACCACATCTGCACACA GTTTACCCCCATGGATCAACCGACACTCTCCCTTTCGCCACAATGGGTTCGGGTTCTCTTGCTGCTATGGCCGTCTTTGAATCCAAATACAGAGAGGGACTAACT AGAGATGAGGGGATACAAATTGTGAGCGAGGCAATTTGCTCGGGCATTTTCAATGATTTGGGTAGCGGAAGCAACGTCGACGTCTGTGTAATTACCAAA GGTAACACAGAGTACTTGAGAAACTACCAGTTGCCGAACCCTAGGACCTATGTCAGTTCAAAGGGCTACAGCTTTGGCAAGGGGCATACTG AGGTACTATCTAGCAAGATCATTCAACTAAAGCCGAAGATAAAAGCAATCGAGGGTGGCGACGCCATGGAAGAGTGA
- the LOC109719070 gene encoding uncharacterized protein LOC109719070: MAEAPSKIDSMRKWVVEHKLRAVGCLWLSGIGGSIAYNWSRPNMKPSVKIIHARLHAQALTLAALAGAAVVEYFDHHSTSEPKVDKYANQFLAHSQKD, translated from the exons ATGGCGGAGGCGCCGAGCAAGATCGATTCGATGAGGAAGTGGGTGGTGGAGCACAAGCTTCGAGCTGTTG GGTGTCTTTGGCTCAGCGGAATCGGGGGTTCGATCGCGTACAATTGGTCTCGGCCTAATATGAAGCCCAGCGTTAAGATCATACACGCAAG GTTGCACGCACAGGCTTTAACACTGGCTGCCTTAGCTGGTGCAGCAGTGGTCGAATACTTTGACCATCATTCGACCTCCGAGCCGAAGGTGGACAAATATGCAAACCAATTCCTTGCGCACTCACAGAAAGATTGA